The following are encoded in a window of Corythoichthys intestinalis isolate RoL2023-P3 chromosome 8, ASM3026506v1, whole genome shotgun sequence genomic DNA:
- the LOC130921091 gene encoding uncharacterized protein LOC130921091 encodes MSNIIPRRRWPKRGPRPASFFRPRPIGSPRLRPRTPVIGSANADRGGPPPPYDALAVGPKDAIGEKTHALNRQAEKCTSEAMTGHHALLPKLRLRGRKNCLAVTAAPTGQQIPGQLTVTFGKYKGKTFMWLTEEDVGYVKYLLDGHVKERRRQKGRCDTKTGEWRLKEQLLRYVDMFPPVSCHLEQNIDRAICGHGRFWSFTFEDMWQFYDFSKLIRNDLQAESAEEWKMAQEAFCFVRQWLLMTE; translated from the exons ATGTCAAAT ATAATCCCGCGTCGCCGTTGGCCGAAACGTGGACCGCGGcccgcctccttttttcggCCGCGGCCAATCGGCTCTCCTCGCCTACGACCGCGGACGCCCGTGATTGGCTCCGCGAACGCAGACCGCGGCGGCCCGCCTCCTCCTTACGACGCGCTTGCGGTTGGCCCAAAAGACGCAATCGGCGAAAAGACCCACGCGCTCAATCGACAAGCCGAAAAG TGTACATCAGAAGCGATGACCGGCCACCACGCTTTGCTGCCTAAACTGCGCTTGAGAG GTAGGAAAAACTGCCTTGCCGTCACCGCAGCTCCAACAGGCCAGCAGATCCCCGGCCAGCTCACGGTGACCTTTGGGAAATACAAAGGCAAGACCTTCATGTGGCTTACGGAGGAAGATGTCGGCTATGTCAAGTA TCTCCTCGATGGCCACGTGAAGGAGAGGCGACGACAGAAGGGAAGGTGCGACACCAAAACTGGGGAGTGGAGGCTGAAGGAGCAGCTTCTACGCTACGTGGATATGTTCCCTCCGGTGTCATGCCACTTGGAGCAGAACATCGACCGGGCCATCTGCGGGCATGGCCGCTTCTGGTCCTTCACGTTCGAGGATATGTGGCAGTTTTATGACTTCTCCAAGCTCATCCGTAACGATCTCCAGGCCGAAAGCGCAGAAGAATGGAAGATGGCCCAGGAAGCCTTCTGCTTTGTGCGTCAGTGGCTACTGATGACGGAGTAG